The stretch of DNA CAGTGCCGGATTGGCCGAGCGCGGAACGAGCAGCATCGCAATGACCGCGAAGGTGGTGGAGGCCGCCGCCGGCAGCCACAGGCGCACGAATCGCCGGGGGGCGTAGTCGACCCAGTCGAAGCGCCGCCCCTGGGCGTGCCGACGGGCCACCGGGTAGGTCAGGGCGACCCCGGACAGGACGAAGAAGATGAGAACGGCCTCGTGGCCGGCCCACAGCAGGTGGAGCGGGCTCTGGGTCAGGATCCGGTTGAACGTCCCGGTGGGTACGACACCGGGGCGAGCGCCGACCTCGGCCAGCGCCGGCACGGTCTCCAGGATGTGGTGGATGAGCACGACGACGGCGGCCAGTCCTCGCAGTCCGTCGAGCTCGATGAGCCTCACTGCCGCCGGCCGGTGAGGAGCGGGCGAGGAGGGAGGGGGAGAGGCCCCGCCCGACTGCGAAGTCCGATGAGTGTGGCATCGCCCCGCCTGCCTCAGCATTGGCATGGGTGCCTGTGAGCGAGTACGCAACGGCATTGAGCTGCAGCAGGCCGTGTCGGGGTGCGCGGGGGGACTGAGTTGCGTCGAAGGTGCCGAGCACGACCGGGACGTGAGAGACTGTCCCGGCATCGCGCCCCTCGAGACTCGACTGGGGGGCTGGGACGCATCCTTCCGCCCTGGTGTAGCGGCAGCACGCAGGCCTTTGGAGCCTTGAGGCCCGGGTTCGAATCCTGGGGGCGGAGCGGCGTAGCATGAGGGTGTTGGGGTTCCCTCGCTCTCACTCCCATCGGCTGGCCCTTTGGCCGCCTGCGGGTCGCGCGCCATCCCGTCCGTCCATCCGTACCAGATCAGAAACCGTAGGAGTCCGTCCCCGTCTCCGTCCGGTCGCAAGCCGGATCCGTCGGGAGCCCGGGCGCGAACCTGTGAGAAGAGGACACGTGACCCCCACCGCACCCGCTGCCGTCATCGTCATGGCCGCAGGCAAGGGAACTCGTATGCGATCGGTCACCCCCAAGGTCCTGCACCGGATTGGCGGTCGCAGCCTTGTGGACCACGCCGTCACCGCCGCCAGGGGGCTCGAGCCCCAGCATCTCGTCGTCGTCGTGCGCCACGAGCGCGACGCCGTCGTCGCCCACCTCGCCGAGGTCGCCCCCGACGCCGTACCGGCCGACCAGGACGAGGTCCCCGGCACCGGACGGGCCGTCGCCTGCGGCCTGGCCTCCCTGCCCGAGGACCTCACCGGCCCCGTCGTCGTCACCAGCGGGGACGTTCCCCTCCTGGACACCGCCACCCTCCAGGCCCTGCTGGCCCAGCACACCGAGCGCGGTGACGCCGTCACCCTGCTGACCACCGAGCTGGATGACCCCAGCGGCTACGGGCGCATCGTGCGCGAGGCCGACGGCACCGTCTCGGCCATCGTCGAGCAGCGCGACGCCACCGAGGCCCAGCGCGCCATCCGCGAGATCAACGCCGGCGTCTACGTCTTCGACGCCGCCCACCTGCGCGCCGCCCTGGCGACCCTGGGCACGGACAATGACCAGGGCGAGGTCTACCTCACCGACGTCGTCGCCCACGCTCACCGGGCGGGCCGGTCCACCAGTGCGCTGGTCGTCACCGACCACTGGCTCGTCGAGGGCTGCAACGACCGCGCCCAGCTCGCCGACCTCGGCGCCGAGCTCAACCGTCGCATCCTGCGCGACTGGATGGCCCAGGGCGTCGGCGTCGTCGACCCGTCCTCCACCTGGGTGGACGTCACCGCCGAGCTCGCCCAGGACGTCACCCTCGAGCAGGGCGCCCTCGTGCGCGGAACCACCCGGATCGGTCAGGGCGCCCGCGTGGGCGCCTATGCGATCCTCACCGACGCCGTCATCCCGGCCGGCTGCGTCGTCGCACCCTTCAGCCAGCTCGACGCCGGCGGCGCCCAGGGCTGACACATGAACTCATCGGCCCGCCGGTCTCAGCCGAACCGGCCACCTGCCTCCACCTCCGTCTCCAACAATCACACCGAGGGCCGCACCGGCCGTGAGAAGGGAACCACGTCATGACGGGCATCATTACCAAGGGTGAGAAACGGCTGGTCGTCGTCTCCGGGCGCGCCCATCCCGAGCTCGCCCAGGACGTGGCCAGCGAGCTCGGCACCGAGGTGCTGTCCTCCACGGCCTACGACTTCGCCAACGGGGAGACCTACGTCCGCTTCAACGAGTCGGTGCGCGGCTGCGACGTGTTCGTCGTGCAGTCCCACGGCGACCGCGTCAACGACTGGCTCATGGAGCAGCTCATCATGGTCGACGCCCTCAAGCGCGCCTCCGCCAAGCGCATCACCGTGGTGGCTCCCTTCTTCCCCTACGCCCGCCAGGACAAGAAGCACCTGGGGCGTGAGCCCATCAGCGCCCGCCTCGTGGCCGACCTCTACAAGACCGCCGGCGCCGACCGCCTCATGAGCGTGGACCTGCACACCTCTCAGGAGCAGGGCTTCTTCGACGGCCCCTGGGACCACCTGTGGGCCCAGCCGGTGCTCGTGGACTACGTGCGCACCCGCGTCGACCCCGCCAACACCGCGGTGGTCTCACCCGACGCCGGCCGCATCCGGGTGGCCGAGCGCTGGGCCAACCAGCTCGGCGGCACGCCGCTGGCCTTCGTCCACAAGACCCGCGACGTCACCCGCCCCAACGAGTCCGTGGCCAACCGCGTCGTCGGCGACGTCGAGGGACGCACCTGCGTCCTGGTCGACGACATGATCGACACCGGAGGCACGATCGCCAAGGCCGTCCAGGTGCTGCTGGACTCCGGCGCCAAGGACGTCATCGTCGCCGCGACCCACGGGGTGCTCTCCGGGCCGGCCGTCGACCGTCTGTCGACCTGCGGCGCGCGCGAGGTCATCGTCACCGACACCCTGCCGATCCCCGCCGGCAAGCGCTTCGAGAAGCTGACGGTCCTGCCGATCGCGCCGCTGCTGGCCCGGGCCATCAAGGCCGTCTTCGACGACGGCTCGGTCGCCTCGCTCTTCGACACCGTCGGCGTTCCCGGAGACTGAGGTCGGAGTCGGGCCGGCACTGGGCCAGTACCGGCCCGCCCGCTCCGTGCTGTTGCGCACCGTTGTGCGCCCGCCCCTCGTCGGAGCCCCTCCCAGGGCTCGGCGAGGGGCCCGTTCTCGTACCTGACGGCCCGACGTCCACTCCGGGAGCTCAGATCCGCGTCATCAGGTGCGAAGGCGAGGACGTGATGGGCAGTGCTGCCCATCACGGCGAGATAGTTCTTGGCGATACAGTGACATCACCAAGTCGATAACGATTGCATTGCAATCCTACTCAGCGGTTGAGCGCTGCGGGACCGCCATCACTCAGGGTCCTGCTCGTACGGGGCGCGCCCCCTGTCATAACGCGCTCTACCGGTTAAATTAATCCAAGGTTGTCGGTAGTCGAATGACGGCGCGTACCGAACACATTCCTTTGTATGCCGCCGATACACAACCGCCATACCGTCGACGTACCACCGACCTGCGTGCACATTCGTAGCCATATCTCCCGGAGGTTCCCGTGCAACGTCGCTCCCACACCCCCCGCGTCCTCATCATCCTGTCCCTCCTCCCGCTCCTCCTCGCCTTCATGGTTGCCCTCACCCCCGCCGCACCGGTGTCGGCGGCGGAGGATCAGGGCGAGGTCAACGCCGATGCCGGCTTTGGACACGACAACGGTCAAGGTGAGGCCGGAGACGACGCAGGCGCCGCCGGCCAGGGCTCCGAGCCGACCGGCCAGTCGTCCCAGGAGCCTCCGTACACAGCCGCGCCCCTGCCGACCGCACAGATCGACGGCGTCGCCTGGGGCCAGCTCGTCGTCGGCGATGTGGTCTACGTCGTCGGCGACTTCAAGACCGCCCGCCCGGCCGAGGCGCCCAAGGGACAGCAGGAGGTTCCGCGCTCCAACATCCTGGCCTACGACATCAACACCGGGCAGCTCATCGAGGACTTCGCTCCCAGCCTCAACGGCGCGGGCCGGAGCCTGGCCGTCTCCGAGGACGGCAAGACCCTCTACGTCGCCGGGGAGTTCGACAGAGTCGACGACGAGTCGCACAGCCGGCTGGCCGCCTTCGACATCTCTCAGGGGCACGGAACCCTCATCTCCTCCTTCCGTCCCGTGTTCAGCACGACCGTCAAGGACATCGCGGTGGCCGGCGACACCCTCTACGCCGGGGGCTACTTCACCAAGGTCAACGGCCAGCAGCGGGTCCGGCTGGCCGCCCTCAAGGCCTCCACCGGCGAGCTCACGGACTGGACCGCCTCCGCGGAGGGACCCAACGCCCAGGTCTATGCGATCGAGGTTTCCCCGGACCACTCCAAGGTCGTCATCGGCGGCTCCTTCTCCTCGGTCAACGGCTCGAGCAAGCCCGGTTACGGGATGGCGCTCCTGAGCGCCTCCACCGGTGAGATGCTGCCCATGCCCGTCAACGACACCGTGCGCACGGCTGGCCAGAACGCCGCCATCTTCGACATAGCCGTCGACAACGACGGTTTCTACGCCACCGCCTACTCCTCCGTCGGTCGCCTCGATGAGGCCAACCTCGAGGGGAGCTTCAAGGCGGACTGGAACGGCAACCTCATCTGGCTCGAGCCCTGCCACGGCGACACCTACGGGATCGCGCCCACCAAGGAGATGGTCTACACGGTCGGCCACGCCCACTCCTGTGAGACCATCTACGGCTTCCCCAACATGTCCGAGGTGCGCAAGGACGGCTCTCATCCCCTGTACGCGCGGGCAATGGCCTTCACCAACAGCCCCGACATCACCATTCGCCACCAGGGGGTCGTCGATGGCTACCAGGACTGGTCGACGTCGGGCTACAAGAGCCCCACGATCGTCGGCTGGTACCCGGACCTGGAGGCGGGCAAGGTGACGCGTGCGTTCCAGGCCGCCTACAAGGTTGACGTCACCGACAAGTACGTCCTCATGGTGGGCGAGTTCATCGAGGCCGACGGCAAGGTCCAGCAGGGGATCGTGCGCTACCCCAGACGTGCGGGCCAGCCCACGCTGCCGCCCGAGGGCAAGGCCGAGACCCTGGGTGCCAAGGCCGAGGCGACGATGTCGGGCTCGGTCAAGGTCTCCTTCACCGCCACCTGGGACCGCGATGACCCGACACTGACCTACAGCCTCTATCGCGACAACGAGACCACGCCGGTGGCCACCGAGAAGATCGGCGACACCCGCTGGGCGCTGTCCTCCCACACCCTGGAGGACACCGGCTGCCCGGCCGGCGAGCACACCTACCGTCTCGTGGTCTCCGACCCCAGCGGTAACACGATCACCGCGCAGACCCAGAGCGTCAAGGTCTCCAAGGCTGCGAATGGCGCGAAGGACGCCAAGAACGCCAAGAACGCTGGGAAGGCCGGGGACTCCGAGGAGAACGACGAGGACAACTGAGCCGGCGGACCCGGGCCAGCACCAGGTGATACGCCTGCGGCGGGTCATGGTGCCCCGGCCGACGACTTGAGCGAGGAGCACGCCGAGAACAGGAACAGGGCGGGCCCGATGCGAGAGGCATCGGGCCCGCCCTGGCGCGACCGGCGGCTGGTGGACGGCTGTGGGCGGCCGTCCTACCAGGAGCGGCCTGGCGGCTGCGCATTGCGCCGGGCCGTCGCCGCAGAGGCCGCTGACGACGCCGAGGCCATCTGCTGACTGGGCTGAATGGACGGAGGCGGGGCGGTGGGAAGAGCGGTGCTGCTGCGTCGGGCGGGGGCGTCGGGCGGCCCCGGGGAGCGGTGGCTGCCGGAGGCGGGAGCGGAGGCGTACTGCTGCACCGCGATCGAGGGGGAGGCCGGCACCGTCAGGTCCGAGGGCATGGGCGGCGGCGGTGGCAGCGGGGCGTGCGTATAGGACGGAGCCGGCTCGGACGACGACCCGCTCGAGGTGGCTCCGGTCGGGGCGGCGGAAGTGTTCTCGCGGCTCTGCTGCTGGTACGTGGCCGAGGAGGTGCCGGAGGTGAATGAGCCTTGTGTGGAGGCCGAGGCCGACGACGCCGAGGCCATTGATGCTGCCGATCCCATCGAAGCCACTGAGGACCCTGAGGACGGCACCGGGGACACGGAGGACGGCGTCGGCAGGGGGGCGTGGGCCGGCGCCGGGACGGAGGACCGGGCCGGGGAGTAGAGCGGCGCGGACACTGCAGGCATCGCGGCGGTCTGCTCGGGCGTCTGCTGCGCGGACAAGCCCGGGGCCGCGGCGGACGATGCCGTCGGCTGGGACACCGGTACCGGCGGGGCCGAGCTCGACGAGCCTCCCGATGTCATGGAAGGAGCCAAGGGGGCCGTGGCGGGTGAGGGCATCGGCGCTGAGACGGACTGGGGCGCCATGGTCCCGGCCTGGGTGGGCTCAGGGGCGTGGGAGAAGGAGGCCTCCGGGGAGGTCGGAACCGGGGACTGCGCCTGGGGCTGGAACTGCTGGTACTGGTAAGGGTCCTGCGACTGCATCTGGGGCTGCGCCGGGGCGGGACTCGGCTGCAGCAGGGCGGCCAGCTTCTGACGGAGGGCCCGCAGAGCGGCCGCCGCTTGCCCGGCTCCGCCTTCGCCGCTCTGCCCGGCGCTGTGACCGCTGTCGCGGCGGTGGCGGAACATGGCGTAGGAGACCGAGGCCAGCAGGCCCAGCAGCAGACCGGAGATCGCCGAGGCGCGGGCGCCGGGGCGCTCCATCGTGGTGTTGGCCGGGGTGGCCGGCGAGGTGGTGCTCGTCGTCATCCCTAGGGCCTCCTTACCCAGCAGGTCGCCGGAGGAGAGCTCCTTGTTGAGGGATGCCGCCGTCGCCTGGGCGATGTTGACGGCCTTCTGTCTGCTGTCGGCCTTGGCGGTGATGGTCAGGACCAGGGTCTCGGGCGGGTTGGTGACTGTCAGCGAGTCAGACAGGTCAGTGGTCCTCATCTTCAGTGAGGTAGCGGCCGGATCCAGGACCTTCGGGCTCGTGGAGAGCTCCACCAGGGTGGGCATGAGGTCCTTGGCCTGGGTTGAGAAGGAGGGGGTCTCCTTCGACTTGGGCTGGATGCCCAGGGTCGTGGTCGCCACCGCCTCCGGCTTGGTCGACAGGGCCACCCCAAGCCCGGCCAGGGTGCATACGAGAAGGATGACGAGGCAGGCTACGAGATTCCTGCGGATGGCGTGAAGGATCTGCGAAGGCTGCACGCTGCTCCTCATCTGATCTGGGGCTGGTCGGTTCCGGCGGCCCGACGGATCCGAGGACCCGACGGATGCTGAAAGGCTACGACCCAACCTTAACTGTAAGATCACGCTCAGGTCTCGATGACTGTAGTAGCCTTCCCTGCGCCCCCGGCCACGCTGGGATTCTTCCGTCGCACGGGGCCGCATGCTGTGGTGAGTCTTTCACCGGAGCCGTGCGGCGCGGGTGAGGGCCCTCAGGACTCCCGCCAACGCGGTGAAGAAGACGCCGGAGCCGGCTGGGAACGGCCGACGACGTCGGACTTCTTCCGGCCTCGCCTGATCTTGGTCAGGACGCCGGAGGCGCTCCCAGAATCTTCTCGGGCAGTTCCCACGGCCTCTCTCCGGCCCCCGGAGACGCCATCGACGATCCACTCGTCCACCGAATCAGCCACCATGACGCACGATGACACAAGGGAGGAACGATGTCCCTCGCCAGGACCCTGTTCATCGTCCTCCCCATGGTGGCCGCCGCCCTGGCCGTTGTCACCTTCGTGGCCGACCGCATCCACCGCCGCCCCATCGTCGGGGCGGGGCTGGTCATGTGCGCCATCGGGTTCGTGCCGGTGTGGGTGATGATCCCCGTCCAGCCCAACGTGCCCCCGGCGACCCTGGCCTGCTTCCTGGTGATCGTCGCCCTCCTGCCCGGCTTCTCGTGGCGTCTGACCAGCGGGGACCTCATGGTCGCCACCGCCTGGGGGCTGGTGGGCCTGTCCGTCGCCGCGGGCTCGCCGCTCAACTACGTCCTGTCCGACGTCGTCTTCGGGGCCATGCCGGCCTACCTCGCCGGGAGGCTGCTCGTGGAGCGGCTCGGGCTGCGGCGCATGGCCGAGGTCCTGGCGATCGTGTGGATCGCGGTGTCCGTGCTGGCGCTGCTCGAGGCCGTCACCACCATCAACCCCTTCAGCTACATCACCATCCACAACAACCTCTACGAGGAGTGGTCCCCGCCGCTGGCGAGGGGGAGCTTCACCCGCGTCGAGGGGGCCTTCGGCCACCCCATCGCCCTGGGGGTGTGCCTGGCGGCGGGGATTCCCCTCATCCTGGCGACGCGCTGGAGGCCGGGCTACCGGATCGCGGCCGGCGCCCTGGTCCTGGGGGCGACCATCCCGACCTTCTCCCGCTCGGCGATCGCGTGCGCCGTCATCGCCGTCATCCTCAGCCTCATGCAGGTGCACACCAATATCCCCGCCCTGTGGCGGATGGGCTTTCTGACGGTGCTGGTCGGTGTGGGCAGTGTCCTGCTGCCCTACGTCCTGGGTGTCTTCGACTCGGCCGGCCGCGAGCAGGAGGACTCGGCCGGCTACCGGGGCGACATCCTCGTCCTGGTGCGCCAGCTCAATCCGCTCGGGCTGTCCTCGGCCTACCAGAAGTCGGGGGGCTCAGTGGCCTGGGGCGGTTACAGCTCCATCGACAACCATCTGCTGCTGACGGCGCTGCGCTTCGGCTGGATCCCCGTGGTACTCCTCATGGCGGGGCTGGTGGTCTACCTGGGCCGGGCTCTCGTCCAGCGCTCCAACCCCGCCCAGGTCGCCCTGCTCAGTCTCATCCCGGCCTACGGGACGGTCGCCTTTATCACCCAGGTCGGCACCGTCGTGTGGCTCATCGCCGGGATGGCTGCCTCGGCGCAGGTCTCGGTCCTGCTGGAGAGCCGTAACAACACCGCGGGCGGGGGCGTGGGCGTCGTCGCCGGGCACGACAATCCCTGGAACCGGATTCGCAGTCGGGACTGGTCCCGCAGTGCCTTCACCGGCCAGGCCGCCCGCTCCGCCATCCACTCCGCCGGTGGTAACGGGACAGGGAGTCACTAGACTCGCGGCCGTGCTTCTGACTGCGCTCCTGCCTCCGCTGCTCGCCGACGCCGACATCGCCCGTACCGTTCGCGCCGCCTCCTCCCGCTCGCGCTCCGACCGCAGCCTCGTCGTCGCCCCGGGCGCCCGGCCAGCCGTCCTGGCCGCCATGGCCCTGGGCGAGGAGGGCGTCAACCGGGTGGCCGGCGACGACGCCGAAACAGCCGAGCGGGCCACCGTCGGGAGGAAGGACGCTGACGCCAGCGCCGCCTCCGGTACGCCCCTACTGGTCGTCACCGCCACCGGTCGCGAGGCCGAGGAGACCGCTGTGGCCCTGCGCAGCTACCTGCCGGCCGAGGACGTGGCCGTCATGCCCGCCTGGGAGACCCTGCCTCACGAGCGGCTCTCGCCGCGCGCCGACACCGTCGCCCAGCGCCTGTCCGTCCTGCGCCGGTTGGCCCACCCCGAGGAAGGCGGGGCGATCCGCGTCCTCGTCGTCCCCGTGCGCGCCCTCCTCGCACCCGTCATCGCAGGGCTCGGTGAGCTCGAGCCCGTCCATCTGGCCCCCGGTCTGGACGTGGGCCTGGAGGAGACCGCCCGCCGTCTGGAGGCCGCTGCCTACACGCGCGTCGACATGGTCGAGTCCCGCGGAGAGTACGCCGTGCGCGGCGGCATCCTCGACGTCTTCCCGCCCTCCGAGCCGCGGCCGGTGCGCGTGGACTTCTTCGGTGACGAGATCGATGAGGTCTCCTCCTTCGCCGTCGCAGACCAGCGCACCATCGAAGCGCTGGGCGCGGTGACCGCCACCGCCTGCCGCGAGCTGGTCCTCACCGACACGGTCCGCCAGCGCGCCGCCGCCCTGACCGACGCCGTCCCCGGCGCCGCCGACATGCTGGAGAAGATCAGCCAGGGCATCGCCGTGGAGGGCATGGAGTCCCTCGCCCCGGTCCTGGTCGACGCCATGGTCCCGCTGCTCGACCTCATCGGTGACCGGCTCACGGTGCTCCTGGAGCCCGAGCGGGTGCGCAAGCGCGCCGAGGACCTCACCGCCACCACCGGCGAGTTCCTCGCCGCCGCCTGGACCTCGGCGGCCTCCGGCGGCACGGTCCCCGTCGACCTGTCCGCCGCCGCCTTCGCCCACCTGGCCGAGGCCCGGGCCCTGGCCCTGTCCACCAACCGCGGCTGGTGGTCCTTCACCGCCCTGGCCGCCGGACCCGAGACCACCCGCCTGCCCCTGAGCGACCCGCGCACCTACCGCGGTGAGCTCGAACGAGCCGTGGCCGACCTGGGCCTGCTGGCCCGTCAGGGCTGGACCGTCGTCGTCGCCACCGACGGCCCCGGACCCGGCCGGCGCATGGCCCAGCTCCTGGGCGACGGCGACGTCCCCGCCCGCATCGTCGACCAGCTCTCCGAGGTTGCCGAGCTCGGCCGCGACGGCGACTGGGCCCCTGACCCTGCCGTCTCCACTGAGGACACGGTCGGCGAGGCGGACGGTTCAGCCGCCGTCGACGTCGCAGTTGATGCTGCGGCCGGTTCCCCGGCGGGACCGGGTGACGGCGTCGTGCGCGTCACCCAGGCCAGCGCCGGCCACGGCTTCCTCGCCGAGGGACTGCGCCTGGCCCTCATCGCCGAGTCCGACCTCACCGGGCGGGCCAGTGCCGGCCCTCGCGAGCGCCGCAGCCTGCCGGCCCGCCGCGCCCGCCGTTCTGTGGACCCCCTGTCCCTGCACGCCGGGGACCTCGTGGTCCACGCCCAGCACGGGGTGGGGCGCTTCATCGAGCTGAGCCGGCGCACCGTGGGCGGGGCCCGCTCCTCGGCCACCCGCGAGTACCTCGTCATCGAGTACGCGCCCTCCAAGCGCGGCCAGCCCGGCGACCGCCTCCTGGTGCCCACCGACGCCCTGGACCAGGTCACCAAGTACGTCGGCGGCGACAGCCCCGCCCTGAGCAAGATGGGCGGCGCCGACTGGGCCAAGACCAAGTCCAAGGCCCGCAAGGCCGTGCGCGAGATCGCCGGCGAGCTCGTGCGCCTCTACGCCGCCCGCGCCGCCACCACCGGCCACGCCTTCAGCCCCGACACCCCCTGGCAGACCGAGCTGGAGGAGGCCTTCCCCTACACCGAGACCCCCGACCAGCTCTCCACCATCGACGAGGTCAAGGCCGACATGGAGAAGGCCCAGCCGATGGACCGGCTCGTGTGCGGCGACGTCGGCTACGGCAAGACCGAGATCGCCGTGCGCGCCGCCTTCAAGGCCGTCCAGGACGGCAAGCAGGTCGCGGTCCTGGTGCCCACGACCCTCCTGGTGAGCCAGCACGCCGAGACCTTCACCGAGCGCTACGCCGGCTTCCCGGTGACCGTGGGGGCCCTGTCCCGCTTCCAGGACGCCGCCGAGTCCGCCAAGGTCCTCGAGGGGCTGGAGAAGGGGAGCGTCGACGTCGTCGTGGGGACTCACCGCCTCATCACCGGCCAGGTGAGGTTCAAGGACCTGGGTCTGGTCATCATCGACGAGGAGCAGCGCTTCGGGGTGGAGCACAAGGAGACCCTCAAGGCGCTGCGCACCAACGTGGACGTCCTGTCGATGTCGGCCACCCCGATCCCGCGGACCCTGGAGATGGCGGTCACCGGCCTGCGTGAGATGTCCACCCTGGCAACCCCGCCCGAGGACCGCCACCCGATCCTCACCTACGTGGGCGCCTACGAGACCAAGCAGGTCTCCGCCGCGATCCGCCGCGAGCTGCTGCGCGAGGGACAGGTGTTCTTCGTCCACAACCGGGTCGAGGACATTGACGCCACCGCCGCGCGCCTGGCCGAACTGGTCCCCGAGGCGCGCGTGGCCACCGCCCACGGGCAGATGAACGAGCACCAGCTGGAGGCGGTCATCGACTCCTTCTGGCGCAAGGAGACCGACGTGCTCGTGTGCACCACGATCGTGGAGACGGGGCTGGACGTCTCCAACGCCAACACCCTCATCGTCGACCGCGCCGACCGCATGGGCCTGTCCCAGCTCCACCAGCTGCGCGGGCGCGTGGGGCGCGGCCGTGAGCGGGCCTACGCCTACTTCCTCTACCCGTCCGACAAGCCGCTGACCGAGATGGCCCTGGAGCGCCTGCGCACCATCGCCACCAACACCGACCTGGGGGCCGGGATGCAGGTGGCCATGAAGGACCTGGAGATCCGCGGCTCGGGCAACCTGCTGGGCGGTGAGCAGTCCGGGCACATCGCCGGGGTCGGCTTCGACCTGTACGTGCGCATGGTCTCCGAGGCCGTCTCCGCCTACA from Actinomyces sp. Marseille-P3109 encodes:
- a CDS encoding bifunctional UDP-N-acetylglucosamine diphosphorylase/glucosamine-1-phosphate N-acetyltransferase GlmU — encoded protein: MTPTAPAAVIVMAAGKGTRMRSVTPKVLHRIGGRSLVDHAVTAARGLEPQHLVVVVRHERDAVVAHLAEVAPDAVPADQDEVPGTGRAVACGLASLPEDLTGPVVVTSGDVPLLDTATLQALLAQHTERGDAVTLLTTELDDPSGYGRIVREADGTVSAIVEQRDATEAQRAIREINAGVYVFDAAHLRAALATLGTDNDQGEVYLTDVVAHAHRAGRSTSALVVTDHWLVEGCNDRAQLADLGAELNRRILRDWMAQGVGVVDPSSTWVDVTAELAQDVTLEQGALVRGTTRIGQGARVGAYAILTDAVIPAGCVVAPFSQLDAGGAQG
- a CDS encoding ribose-phosphate diphosphokinase, translated to MTGIITKGEKRLVVVSGRAHPELAQDVASELGTEVLSSTAYDFANGETYVRFNESVRGCDVFVVQSHGDRVNDWLMEQLIMVDALKRASAKRITVVAPFFPYARQDKKHLGREPISARLVADLYKTAGADRLMSVDLHTSQEQGFFDGPWDHLWAQPVLVDYVRTRVDPANTAVVSPDAGRIRVAERWANQLGGTPLAFVHKTRDVTRPNESVANRVVGDVEGRTCVLVDDMIDTGGTIAKAVQVLLDSGAKDVIVAATHGVLSGPAVDRLSTCGAREVIVTDTLPIPAGKRFEKLTVLPIAPLLARAIKAVFDDGSVASLFDTVGVPGD
- a CDS encoding YveK family protein — its product is MQPSQILHAIRRNLVACLVILLVCTLAGLGVALSTKPEAVATTTLGIQPKSKETPSFSTQAKDLMPTLVELSTSPKVLDPAATSLKMRTTDLSDSLTVTNPPETLVLTITAKADSRQKAVNIAQATAASLNKELSSGDLLGKEALGMTTSTTSPATPANTTMERPGARASAISGLLLGLLASVSYAMFRHRRDSGHSAGQSGEGGAGQAAAALRALRQKLAALLQPSPAPAQPQMQSQDPYQYQQFQPQAQSPVPTSPEASFSHAPEPTQAGTMAPQSVSAPMPSPATAPLAPSMTSGGSSSSAPPVPVSQPTASSAAAPGLSAQQTPEQTAAMPAVSAPLYSPARSSVPAPAHAPLPTPSSVSPVPSSGSSVASMGSAASMASASSASASTQGSFTSGTSSATYQQQSRENTSAAPTGATSSGSSSEPAPSYTHAPLPPPPPMPSDLTVPASPSIAVQQYASAPASGSHRSPGPPDAPARRSSTALPTAPPPSIQPSQQMASASSAASAATARRNAQPPGRSW
- the mfd gene encoding transcription-repair coupling factor yields the protein MLLTALLPPLLADADIARTVRAASSRSRSDRSLVVAPGARPAVLAAMALGEEGVNRVAGDDAETAERATVGRKDADASAASGTPLLVVTATGREAEETAVALRSYLPAEDVAVMPAWETLPHERLSPRADTVAQRLSVLRRLAHPEEGGAIRVLVVPVRALLAPVIAGLGELEPVHLAPGLDVGLEETARRLEAAAYTRVDMVESRGEYAVRGGILDVFPPSEPRPVRVDFFGDEIDEVSSFAVADQRTIEALGAVTATACRELVLTDTVRQRAAALTDAVPGAADMLEKISQGIAVEGMESLAPVLVDAMVPLLDLIGDRLTVLLEPERVRKRAEDLTATTGEFLAAAWTSAASGGTVPVDLSAAAFAHLAEARALALSTNRGWWSFTALAAGPETTRLPLSDPRTYRGELERAVADLGLLARQGWTVVVATDGPGPGRRMAQLLGDGDVPARIVDQLSEVAELGRDGDWAPDPAVSTEDTVGEADGSAAVDVAVDAAAGSPAGPGDGVVRVTQASAGHGFLAEGLRLALIAESDLTGRASAGPRERRSLPARRARRSVDPLSLHAGDLVVHAQHGVGRFIELSRRTVGGARSSATREYLVIEYAPSKRGQPGDRLLVPTDALDQVTKYVGGDSPALSKMGGADWAKTKSKARKAVREIAGELVRLYAARAATTGHAFSPDTPWQTELEEAFPYTETPDQLSTIDEVKADMEKAQPMDRLVCGDVGYGKTEIAVRAAFKAVQDGKQVAVLVPTTLLVSQHAETFTERYAGFPVTVGALSRFQDAAESAKVLEGLEKGSVDVVVGTHRLITGQVRFKDLGLVIIDEEQRFGVEHKETLKALRTNVDVLSMSATPIPRTLEMAVTGLREMSTLATPPEDRHPILTYVGAYETKQVSAAIRRELLREGQVFFVHNRVEDIDATAARLAELVPEARVATAHGQMNEHQLEAVIDSFWRKETDVLVCTTIVETGLDVSNANTLIVDRADRMGLSQLHQLRGRVGRGRERAYAYFLYPSDKPLTEMALERLRTIATNTDLGAGMQVAMKDLEIRGSGNLLGGEQSGHIAGVGFDLYVRMVSEAVSAYKKALARSGRAGADAVGFEEGDDEDVELRIELPVDATVPEDYIPHERLRLEAYTKFAAARSGEQVDDVLEELADRYGPVPEATARLAALARLRALAAELGVREIVAQGKSVRFAPVDLPESARMKVTRLYPGTVLKPATRTIVVPAPGTNRMGGAALSGEEVVRWAEVLLHVVVEGAAAYETEATTYRKRR